The genomic segment AGCGGGGCGGGGACGAGTTCGGCGACGTGTCCGGCGAGTACGGAGAGCACGGCGACGGGATCGGGGGCGTCCCACTCCGCCGCCATGTAGGACTCGCCGAAGCCGATGAGGCCGTTGACCCCGATCCGGCGGAAGAACGCCCCGGGGCGGTGGATCTCCAGCAGCGGGCCGCCCAGACCGAGGCTTTCGCCGCCCGCGAGCCGGGCGCGCAGCGGGAGGCGCCCCAGAGCGTGGCGGACGACGCGTTCGGCGACGGCGGTCCTCGGGCGGGAGGCGCGTCGGGGCCGGACGATGTCGGGCCAGCGCTCCGGGTCGGGGACGGGGAGCACGGACGGGGAGCAGGGGGAGGTGGACACCTTCACCGCATGCCTTTCTGAGTACGGGAACGGGGGCGCGGGACCACCGGCAGTCCGCGCAGGAGGAGGCGGATGCCGTGGAACCGGATCGCGAGGGAGACCGCGGCGGTGGACCAGGGGTGGCGTGCGGCCAGCCGCAGCAGCGCGGCCGGCCCTGCGGGGCGCCCGGTGCCCCGCACGGTCGCCGTGAACGGGCGCCGGCCCGCGCGTTCCAGGTGGATGGTCAGCGCGAGCCGGGCCCCTGGTTCCGGCAGCCGCATCCGGTAGGAGCCGTCGACGGGGAAGAACGGCGAGACGTAGAAGTCCTTGTCGGCCGAGGCCACGCCGTCCGCGCCGGGCCGCAGGAGGTAGGCGTGGCGTTCCCCGTACGTGTTGTGCACCTCGGCGACGACGCAGAGCGGTGAGCCGTCCGGCCGGTGGCACCAGTACACGGTGAGGGGGTTGAAGACATGGCCGAGAACCCGGGCCTGGGTGAGCATCCGCACCGTGCCGTCGCCCAGTTCGACACCGTGGGCCGCCAGGAAGCGGGTGAGGCCGGCGCGGATGCCGGGTGCCGTGCCGCCGAAGTGGTCCCGGGCGTCGAACCGGGCGAGCGGGGCCAGCGGGCGGGGCAGGCGCGGGGGGTGGTCGGGATCGATGAACCAGAGGTAGGTGCGGTGGCGGAAGGCGTAGCGGCGCGGCCGCGTCCGTACATGGGTGATGGTGCACGGGTAGAGCGCCGCGGCGCCGGGAGCGCCCGTCACCAGGTCACCCCCAGCGCGTGGGCCGCCTCGACACCGGAGCGGCAGCCGTCCTCGTGGAAACCCCAGCCGTGGTACGCCCCGGCGAAAGCGGTCACCGGCCCGGAGAGCGCGGGCAGCAGTGCCTGCGCGGCGATCGACTCCGGTGTGAAGACCGGGTGTTCGTAGACCATCCGGGCGCGGACACTCCGGGGGTCCACCCGTCCCCCGTCGTTCAGTGTGACGACGAAGGTCTCGGGGGCGTCGAGCCGTTGCAGCCGTGTCATGTCGTAGCTGACCGTGACCTGGCGGGCGTCGGCAGCGCACGAGGGCATCAGGTAGTTCCAGGAGGCGCGGGCCCTCGGGGCGTCCGGCAGGAGCGTGGTGTCGGTGTGCAGCAGCGTGGTGTTGCGTGAGTACCGGAACGCGCCGAGGACGCTGGTCTCCGCGTCGGTGGGGTCGGCGAGCAGCCGCAGGGCCTGGTCGGGATGGGTGGCGACGACCACGCGGTCGTACCCCTGCGTGATCCCGTCCTCGGTGACCAGTTCGACGCCGTCGTGGTGCCGGCGCAGGGCTCGGACCGGAGTGGCCGTGCGCACCGCGGAGAGCCGCTTCGTCAGCAGGTCGACGTAGGAGCGGGAACCGCCGGTGACGGTGCGCCAGACCGGCGAGCCGCCGACGGAGAGCATGCCGTGGTGGGCCAGGAAGCGGAACAGGTGGCGGGCCGGGTGGCGGAGCGCGGTGACCGGGTCGCAGGACCAGACGGCGGAGACCACCGGGGTGAGGAAGTGGGCGCGGAAATAGGGGGAGAAGCGGTAGCGCTCGGCGAACTCCCCCAGTGTGAGCAGGGCTTCTCCGCTCGCGCTCTCCGGCTCCGCGAGCACCACACGGGCGGCCCGGTGGAACCGGGGCACCTCGGCGAGCATCCGCAGATAGGCACCGCGCAGTGCCGCGCGCGGTTGGGCGAGGAGTCCGGACACCCCGCGGGCGCCCGCGTATTCGAGTCCGCACCCCTCGCACCGGACGGACATCGACATCTCCGACTCCTGGGTGCGGACGCCGAGTTCGTCGAAGAGCCGCAACAGATGCGGATACGTCCGGCGGTTGTGGACGATGAAGCCCGAGTCGACGCGGTGCACCCGGCCGTCCGAGGAGGTCAGGTCGTGGGTGTGCGCGTGCCCCCCGGGGCGGTCGTCCGCCTCGTAGAGCGTGACGTCGTCGGTCTTCGTCAACACGTGGGCGGCGGTCAGTCCCGCCACCCCGCTTCCGACCACGGCCGTGCGCCGCCGTACCGCTGCCATCCCGTGCACCTTCCGTGAGTTGGTCCCTCGCCGCCACGGCCGCCCTGAGCGGGGCCAAGGCCGCCGGGCGCCTGCCGGACAGGCGCCCCACGGAGTTGTTCGTCGCCGGCCGTCCCGCGGATTGGCCGGAACCGAGGTGTGATCCATTCGGGTGAACGACCAATCCGCCGGCCGCCCGGCGCCGAATCCCCGGTGTGACAGCAGATCGGAACGATGCGCGAACGCAGGGACCTTCGGAGTCCCGGCGCTCCCGCTGGGTGCGCGCCGCACTGGCCGCCCTCAGCGGGCTGATCGCCGGGTTCTGTGCCCTGTGCGTCGCCGAGTTGGCCGCGGCGGCCGTACGCCCGGAGGCGGGGCCGGTCACGGCGGTGGGCGGCGCGGTCATCGACCGCACTCCCCCGGCCGTGAAGGACTTCGCCGTACGGAACTTCGGCACGGACGACAAGCTGGTGCTGCAGCTGGGCATCCTCGTGCTGCTGGCGCTCTTCGCCATGGCGGTGGGAGTCCTGGCACTGCGGCACCGGCGGGTCGGCGCCTCGGCCGTTCTGGTCTTCGGTCTGGTCGGGGCGGTGTCGGCGGTGGGGCGGCCCGAGGGCAGCCCCTTTGACGCGCTGCCTTCGGTGGTCGGTGCGGTCGTCGCGGCGGGAGTGCTGTATCTCCTGATCGGCCGGCTGGCCCCGGCCAGGACTCCGGTCCGGTCCCCGTCACCCGCGGCTGGGGAGACGGAGACCGGGCCGGTACCCGCCGCCGGGGCCTCCTTCGACCGGCGCGGGTTCGTGATCGCCGCCACCGCCGCCGCGGCGGCCTCGGCCGGGGCGGGGTACGTGGGGCGCCGCCTCACCGCCTCCGTCGAGGCCGGGGCGTCCGCCTCGCGCGCGGACATCAGGCTGCCGGTCCCCGACTCCGCGGCCCCCGCCGTGCCCCGGGGCGTGGACCTGGGGGTCCGGGGCATCAGCTCGTTCGTCACTCCGAACAAGAGCTTCTACCGGGTGGACACCGCGCTGGTGGTGCCCCGGGTGGACGCCGACGGCTGGCGGCTGCGCATCCACGGCAAGGGCGTCGCCCGCCCGTTGACCCTCGGCTACCAGGACCTGCTGCGGCGGACGATCATCGAGCGGGACATCACCCTGGCCTGCGTGTCCAACGAGGTCGGCGGCCCCTACATCGGCAACGCCCGGTGGATCGGGGTGCGCCTGGCGGACCTGCTGCGCGAGGCCGGGGTGAAGGCCCCGTCCGAGGGCGGTCCGGCCGACCAGCTCGTCTCGCGCTCGGTCGACGGGATGACCATCGGCTCGCCCGTCGAGACCGTCCTGGACGGCCGCGACGCGATGCTCGCCCTCGGCATGAACGGCGAACCGCTGCCGTTCGAGCACGGCTTCCCGGTGCGGATGCTCGTACCGGGTCTGTACGGCTACGTGTCGGCCTGCAAGTGGATCGAGGACATCGAGCTCACCACCTTCGACGCGTACGACGCCTACTGGGTCAAGCGCGACTGGGCCCGGCAGGCGCCGATCAAGACGGAGTCGCGGATCGACACCCCGCGCCCCTTCGCCTCGCCGAAGGCCGGCACCGTTCCGGTCGGCGGTGTCGCCTGGGCCCAGCACCGGGGCATCGCGCGGGTCGAGGTCCGGGTGGACGGCGGTGACTGGCACACCGCGCGGCTGGGCGCGGCGGACGGCCGGGACACCTGGCGCCAGTGGGTGTGGGAGTGGCCGGCCACCTCCGGCCACCACACCCTCGAAGTCCGCGCGACGGACGGCACCGGCGCCACTCAGACCGAACACCGGGTCGGCACCGTCCCCGACGGTGCGACCGGCTGGCATTCGGTGGTGGTCGACGTGGACTGAGACCCCGTCACCAGCACTGCCCCACCTTCACCATCTGCAACTTCCCTGACCGAACCGCCCGGGCCGCACGACCGATCGACCGCCCGGGCCGGCACCACCTTCCGAACCAGGAGAAACACCATGAACGCCCTGCACCTCCGCCGTCTCGCCGTCGCCGTCTCGGTCGCCGCCGTACTGCCGCTGGCCCTGACGTCCTGCTCCTCCACGGACACCAAGGACTCCGCCGCCGGCTCCGCCCCCGACAAGGCGGGCTCGGCCAGTGCGTCGGCGGCCGCCTCGACCCCCTCGGACGACCAGCCCTTCGGGCCCGCCTGTTCCTCCGTGCCGAAGAACGGCGCCGGTTCCTTCGACGGCATGGCGCAGGACCCGGTCGCCACCGCGGCGTCGAACAACCCGGACCTCGCGACCCTGGTCACCGCGGTGAAGGCGGCGGGGCTGGTGGACACGCTGAACAGCGCCGAGAACATCACGGTGTTCGCGCCGACCAACGAGGCGTTCGCCAAGGTTCCGAAGGCCGACCTGGAGAAGCTGCTCGCGAACAAGGAGGAGCTGACCAAGGTCCTCACCTACCACGTGGTCGGCGAGAAGATCGCCCCGAAGCAGTTGTCGAAGGGCTCCTTCACCACCCTGGAGAAGGGCAAGCTGACGACGTCCGGCTCGGACATGACGTACACGGTGAACGACAGCGCGAAGATCGTCTGCGGCAACGTCCGGACGGCCAACGCCACGGTCTACATCGTCGACTCGGTCCTGATGCCGCCGCAGTAGGCGGCGGCCGGCCCGCTCGGGCCCGGAACACGCACAGGGTCTGCCGCCACCCGGCACACCCTGTGCGTGCGGGGCCAGTTGGCCGCATCCGCACACGCACCGCGCTTTGCGCAGTCAGCCGCCTCCGGCCCCGGCGCGTAAATGGGAGATAAGCGCACCATGGGGAAAGAGGTACCGCTCGCGCCCGGTCGTTCCGTCCGGATCGGGCCGGCGCGGGCGGGCCCACGGGACCGTAAAGGAGACGACTCATGTCCGACCTCTCACACCCCCGTGCCGGCACCCGCGCGGACACACATGCCGACATGGCGGACCACCCGGACCTCCCGGAGATGCGCGAGCGGTACAACCGCACGCTCGGCGGCCGCGACGTCGCCCTCGTGGACGCGCCGGTGTTCCTCCTCGGCCTGTACTGCGCGGTGTCGCCCTGGGTGCTCCACTTCACGTCGAGCCAGCCCGCGCTGGTGCAGCACAACCTGATCATCGGTATCGCCCTCGCCGTACTGGGCCTCGGCATCACCGCGTCCCCGTCCCGCATGTACGGCCTGAGCTGGGCGATCTGCGCGATGGGCGCCTGGATGATCGTCGCACCGTGGATCGTGGGCAGCGGCCCCGATCTCGGGGTCATTCTGAACAACGTCGTCATCGGCGGACTCGCCGTGGTCCTGGGACTGATCTGCGCGGCCGCCTCCATGAAGAGCGGAGGTTCGGCCTCCATGAAGAGCGGAGGTCCGACGGGCGGCAGGGCCGGGCTGAAGGCCACCGGCGGACGGGGAACACCGGAGACCCGGGGCTGACACCCTCCCTGGACGCAGGCCGTAGGGTGCCCCCATGGGGCGGGGAAGCAGGCAGGACCGGGTGGTGGGCACCGTCGTGGGCTCGGCGGTGGGGGACGCGCTCGGAGCACCTTTCGAGTTCGGGCCGGCCGGAGTCTGGTCGGCCCGCTTCCCGGACGGCACCGGCACGATGTGCGGGGGCGGCGGCTGGGACCCGGGCGAGGCGACCGACGACACGCAGATGACCGTTCTCGTCGCCGAGTCCCTGCTGGAGCGGGACGGACTCGATCTTCCCGACATCTTCGACCGTTTCCGGCGATGGGCGGCGGCCAACCCCAAGGACATCGGCATTCAGACGGAGATCGTCCTGGGGTGCGGCGATCCCTGGGATCTGGCCGCCGCGCTCCACTTCCAGGTGGAGGGCCGCGCGGCGGGCAACGGCTCGCTGATGCGGGCGGCCGGCTCGGCCGTCCGCTTCGCCCGTACGGCAGGACGGAGCCCCGGCGACGAAACCGGGGCCCGCGCCACCACGATGGACGCAGCCCGCAGGATCGCGGCCCTGACCCACGGCGACCCGGCCGCCTGGGAGGGCACCGCCCTCCTCCACGAGCTCATCAGGGTGGCGCTCGGCGGCGGCGACCCCGCGGCCGCCCTGCCTGCCGCCCTCGCCGAGGTACGCGAGGACCAGCGCGCCCGCTGGGCAGCTGTACTCGCCCCGGACTGGCACCCGGGCCTGGCGACCGAGTTCAACGGTGCGGTGTGGCCCTGCCTGGGCACCGCCGTGTGGGCCCTGCGGACGACACCCTCGTTCGAGGCCGCGCTCGCGGCGGCGATCGACGTCGGCGGGGACACCGACACGGTGGCTGCCGTGACCGGCGCGCTCGCGGGCGCCGTGCACGGCATGAGCGCGATCCCCGCCCGCTGGACGGAGCCGCTCCACGTACCGCTGCCCGGCTACGGAGAACGGGTCCTGCGTACCGCCGAGTTGACGGTGCTCGCCCTCCGTCTGGACGGCTGAAGGCTGTCCCGTGGAACCCGTGCCCACCGTTCGGACACCCCGTTGACGCCGGACCGATCCGGCTGGTGCACTGGGCGAATGCGCCCTCAGCTGCGGCTGGTCACCCGCGACCACATCGACTTCGGTCGCGTGTGGTCGGCGTCCTGTCGTCCCTGACTGCTTCTCCGTCAGCACGACAGCACCGCGCCGTCCGGCCGGTTCCACCCGCAGCAGAAGATGAGGCTTCACCATGCCCGTAGAGTTCCTCGGCATCGCCGCGACCAACGAGGGTTCCGAGGTGACGCCCCGCTCGGGAGCGTCCTTCGACAAGGAGTACACGCTCAAGCTGGCCCGCGCCCACGAGAACCACGGCTGGGACCGGGTGCTCTTCGCGTACGGCTCCGGCTCCCCCGACCCGTCCCCGGCCGCCGCGTTCATCGCCGCCCGTACGGACCGGCTCCAGATCCTCGTGGCACACCGGCCCAACGTCTCGTACCCGACGTTCGCCGCGAAGACCTTCGCCACGCTCGACCGGATCAGCGACGGCCGGCTCGCCGTCCACTTCATCACCGGCGGCAACGACCACGAGCAGCAGCGCGAGGGCGACTTCCTCACCAAGGACGAGCGGTACGCCCGCACCCGCGAGGCCATCCAGATCATCAAGAAGGCGTGGACCTCCCACGAGCCCTTCGACCACGAGGGCACGCACTACCGCTTCAACGACTTCGTGAGCGACACCTTCCCCGTCCAGCGGCCCCACCCGCAGGTCTCGTTCGGGGGTTCGTCCCCGGCGGCGTACGCGGCCGGGGGCGCCGAGGCCGACATCTTCTGCCTCTGGGGCGAGCCGCTGGCCGAGACCGCCGAGCAGATCGCCTCGGTCAAGGCGGCGGCGAAGGCGGCGGGGCGCACCGACGTGCCGAGGATCCAGGTGGCGTTCCGCCCGATCATCGCGCCGACGGAGGAGCTCGCCTGGGAGAAGGCGCACCGGACGCTCGACCGGATCAAGGCCCGCAAGGCGGGTGGCCCGCCGAGCCGCCGCCACCCGCTGACGAACCCGCAGAACGCGGGCTCCCAGCGGCTGCTCGCGGTCGCGGACCGGGGTGAGCGCCACGACCGCGCGCTGTGGACGCCGACCTCGGCCGAGACGGGCGGCGCGGGCAACTCCACGGCGCTGGTGGGCACCCCGGAGACGGTCGCGCAGGCCCTGCTGGACTACTACGACCTGGGCGTCGAGATCCTGTCGGCCCGGGGGTACGACCTGCTCGACGACGCGATCGACTTCGGCCGCCACGTGATCCCGATCGTGCGCGAGGAAGTCGCCAAGCGGGACGCCGCGAGGACGTCGGCCGCCTGATCCGGGTTCGGGGCCCATCTGCCGTCACCACGGCGGGAGAACACACTTACGATGATCATTCGGCGTGACGTCCGGGTGTGTCGGACCGACGGTTCACCCGGCCCACGCCGCCGGGGGCGTGGGTCTTCCCGTCTCCCTGCGTGCAGAGCGTCTTGGGGTCATCCGCGGTGTCTTTCCTGGTCTTTGTGGCGGTCGTCTGCCTGTTCTGGTTCTTCCTCCTCCCGCTGAAGTGGCAGACCCGCCGACTGGCGGGTCCGGATCCCGCGTTGCAAAAGGCGGCCGCCGCGGCCCGGCGGCAGAAGTGGGAGCCGGCGGCGCTGCTCCTCGCCGACGCCGGCGAGGACTGGGAGCGCCGCGCCCTGTACAGCGATGTGCTGGGCCGGGTCGCGGCCCTCGACGGGGACGGATGGCTGCTGGCGTGGGAGGCCGCCCGGCCCTACGACCCGGATGCGGCGGTGGTCCGTGCGCGCGCCCGGATCGCGTACGCGTGGAAGCTCCGGGGAGCGATGCGGGCGACCGCCACGTCCCGGGCTCGTTTCGCGCGTTTCCATCAGGCGTTGTGGGAGTCCCGCGACGACCTCGTGCGGGCCGCCGGGCTCAACCCGGCGGACCCGACGCCCCACGTCGCCGAGATCTGGATGGCGATGGGACTCAGCTACCCGAACCGCGACATGCATCTGGTGTGGCGCGAGATAACGGAGCGCGCCCCGTACCACTTCGACGCGCACCTCAGCGCCCTGCAGTACTGGTGCGCCAAGTGGCACGGCTCCAAGCAGATCGCCCACGACTTCGCGGAGAAGGCCGCCCGGAACGCGCCCGCCGGGAGCCTGCTGGTGGCCCTCCCGTTGATCGCGTGGTTCGAGAACAGCGACATGGCGCCGCCCGCCGCGTCCTTCACGTCACCGCGGGTGCGCGCCATGGTCGACGCCGCGCTGGTGGACATGGCCGCCGCGCCGGACGATCATCCCCGGCTGCCGTACGTCCGCCACCTGGTGGGCTACGTCCTCGTCCACCAGGGGCGGTACCGCGAGGCCGTGGCACAGTTCCGCCACGTCGACGGCTGTCTGAACGCCCTTCCCTGGCGCTATCTCCCGAGTCCGCTCGACGCTCTCCGCTACCGGGCTCTGCGCACCCGGGCCGCCCGGCGCTCGCTGCTGGAGAAGCGGGAGAAGCGGGAGAGCTGAGGGGTGTGGAGGGTCCCCCCGTACCTCCGCGAAATCCGCGTGCAACCATCCGTGCCGTTGGAGGGTCACATCAAGTGGGAGCAAACGCTCCCAGCGTCACAAGGGGGAAATTATGGGATTCACGCGCATTGTCGCGGCTGCCGGAGCGTTGACCGCGCTCGTGGCGGGCAGCTCGGTGGCGTTCGCCGCCACCGCTCAGGCCGCGCCCAACGTCACACCGCAGGCGGTCTGCGGCAGTGGCTACAAGACGGTGAACTCGGCGCCCGTCGGTTCGCTGGGCACCGTCTACCTGACGTACAACTCCGCCAACGGCAACAACTGCGTCGCGACCATCCGCACCAACCCGGGCACCCTCAAGCCCATGTCCGCGTACATCTACGTGTCGGACACCGACGGCTACGCCGAGGACTACGGGAACTACACCTCGTACGCGGGTCCGGCCCGCGTCTACGGCAAGGGCCACTGCGTGAGCTGGGGCGGCAACATCGACAACGTCTACGTGTCGGTGGAGAACTCCAACTGCGCGGCCCTGCGGGAGCAGCGGACCACCACCGTCCGCTGAGCAGCGGACCCACCCCGCCGTCCGCTGACCACGGACGGCGGGGGCACGCGGAGCGGGCCCGGGAGCATCACGCTCCCGGGCCCGCTCCGTCGGTGCGTGCCGCCTCAGCCGACCGAGCTGTACGCCACCACGCCGCGCAGCACTCCTTCGACGGCCTTGCGGGCGTTCTTCGCGACCGTGCTGCCCTCGCGCGGGGCAGCGGCGGCCACCTGGCCGAGCACGTCGATGACCTGCTTGCACCAGCGGACGAAGTCGCCGGCCGGCATCTCGGCCTCGCGCAGCACCTCGTCCAGGGTGCGGCCGGAGGCCCACATGTAGACCGCCCAGGCGAAGCCGAGGTCGGGCTCGCGCTGGCCGACCCCCTCCGTCTGGTTGATCTTGAAGTCCTCCTCCAGGGCGTCGAGCCGTCCCCAGATGCGGACCATCTCGGCCATGGCGGTCTTCGCCGGGCCGGACGGCAGCTTGGGCGCCACCGCGTCGTCCGCCTGCCGCGCCTCGTACACCAGCGCCGAGACGCAGGCCGCGAGTTCGGCGGGGTTGAGGCCTTCCCAGACCCCGTCCCGCAGGCACTCACTGGCCAGCAGGTCGAGCTCGCCGTAGAGCCGGGCCAGCCGTCGGCCGTGTTCGGTGACCTCGTTGGCACGCAGGTAGTCCAGCTCGGTCAGCAGGGCCACGATCCGGTCGAAGGTGCGGGCGATGGTGTTCGTCCGCCCCTCGATGCGGTTCTCCAGCTGCCGGGTGTCGCGCTTGAGGCGGTGGTACCGCTCCGCCCAGCGCGCGTGGTCCTCGCGCTCGTCGCAGCCGTGGCACGGGTGGGCCCGCAGCTCGGTGCGCAGGCGCGCGATCTCCCGGTCGTCCGCCGCCGCGGCGCGCCCCTTGCGGTGGCGGTCCGGCACGATGTGCCCGGCCTTGGTGCGCAGGGCGGAGGCGAGGTCGCGACGGGACTGGGGCGAGCGGGGGTTGAACGTCTTGGGCACCCGCATCCGCTCGATGGCCTCCACCGGCACCGGGAAGTCCATCGACGCCAGCCGCTTGACCTGGCGCTCGGCGGTGAGCACCAGCGGGCGCGGACCGTCGTGCTGGTCGAAACCGCGGTGGCCGTCGACCCGCCCGGCGGGGATCCCGGGGTCCAGCACCAGCGCGAGGCCGGCGAACTTGCCGGTCGGCACGTGGATGATGTCGCCCGGCTTGAGCTTCTCCAGCGAGGAGGCGGCGGCGGCACGGCGCTGCGAGGCGCCCTGCTTGGCGAGGTCGGTCTCGCGGTCCTTGAGGTCCCGCCGCAGGCGGGCGTACTCCTCGAAGTCCCCGAGGTGGCAGGTCATGCCCTCGCGGTACCCCTCCAGGCCCTCTTCGTTCCGCTGGACCTGGCGGGAGATCCCGACGACCGAGCGGTCCGCCTGGAACTGCGCGAAGGAGGTCTCCAGCAGCTCGCGCGAGCGGTGCCGCCCGAACTGCTGCACCAGGTTGACCGCCATGTTGTACGACGGGCGGAAGCTGGAGCGGAGCGGGTACGTGCGTGTGCCCGCGAGCCCGGCCAGCGCGCCCGGGTCCATGCCCCGCTGCCAGAGCACCACGGCGTGGCCCTCGACATCGATGCCGCGGCGTCCCGCGCGCCCGGTGAGCTGGGTGTACTCGCCGGGCGTGATGTCCGCGTGCTGCTCGCCGTTCCACTTGACGAGCTTCTCCAGCACCACCGAACGCGCCGGCATGTTGATGCCGAGCGCGAGGGTCTCGGTGGCGAAGACGGCCTTGACGAGACCGCGGACGAAGAGCTCCTCCACGACCTCCTTGAAGGTCGGCAGCATGCCCGCGTGGTGCGCGGCGATGCCCCGCTCCAGGCCCTCGAGCCATTCGTAGTACCCGAGGACGTGGAGGTCCTCGGCGGGGATGGAGGCGGTCCGCTCCTCGACGATCTCCCGCACCAGGCGGCGCTTGTCCTCGTCGTTGAGCCGCAGCCCGGCGGCGAGGCACTGCTGCACGGCGGCTTCGCAGCCGGCCCGGCTGAAGATGAAGGTGATCGCGGGCAGCAGCCCCTCGGCGTCCAGCCGGTCGATCACCTCGGGGCGCGAGGGGGTCCAGATCCGGCTGCGCTGGCGGCGCTCGCGCTCGCGGTCCGCCTCGCGCACCATCTTGCCGCGGCGGCGGTCGCGCGGGTTGTACCCGCCCTGGTTCTCCATGCGGGCGAGCCGGATGAGGTCGGGGTTGGTCTCGCGGCGGGCGGAGCCCCGGCCTCCGTGGTCGGTCTCCTCCTCGAAGAGGTCGTACATCCGGCGCCCGGCCAGCACGTGCTGCCAGAGCGGAACCGGCCGCTCCTCGGAGACGATGACCTCGGTGTCCCCGCGCACGGTGTCCAGCCAGTCGCCGAACTCCTCGGCGTTGGAGACGGTCGCGGAGAGCGAGACCAGGGTCACGGAGTCGGGCAGGTGGATGATCACTTCCTCCCAGACCGCGCCCCGGAAGCGGTCGGAGAGGTAGTGCACCTCGTCCATCACGACGTATCCGAGGCCGTTCAGGGACTGGGAGCCCGCGTACAGCATGTTCCGCAGGACCTCGGTGGTCATCACGACCACCGGCGCCTCGGAGTTGACGCTGTTGTCACCGGTCAGCAGGCCGACCTTGTCGGCGCCGTAGCGCTTGGCCAGGTCGGCGAACTTCTGGTTGGAGAGCGCCTTGATCGGGGTGGTGTAGAAGCACTTGCGCCCCTGCTCCAGGGCGAGGTGCACCGCGAACTCGCCGACGATCGTCTTGCCCGAACCGGTCGGGGCCGCGACCAGCACGCCCTTGCCCGCTTCCAGTGCCTTGCAGGCCTCGATCTGGAAGGGGTCGAGTTCGAACTCGTACATCTCGCGGAAGGGCCACAGCGCCGTGGCCATCTCGGCCTGGCGGAGGCGGGAGGCGTGGTAGCGC from the Streptomyces sp. NBC_01335 genome contains:
- a CDS encoding ADP-ribosylglycohydrolase family protein; its protein translation is MGRGSRQDRVVGTVVGSAVGDALGAPFEFGPAGVWSARFPDGTGTMCGGGGWDPGEATDDTQMTVLVAESLLERDGLDLPDIFDRFRRWAAANPKDIGIQTEIVLGCGDPWDLAAALHFQVEGRAAGNGSLMRAAGSAVRFARTAGRSPGDETGARATTMDAARRIAALTHGDPAAWEGTALLHELIRVALGGGDPAAALPAALAEVREDQRARWAAVLAPDWHPGLATEFNGAVWPCLGTAVWALRTTPSFEAALAAAIDVGGDTDTVAAVTGALAGAVHGMSAIPARWTEPLHVPLPGYGERVLRTAELTVLALRLDG
- a CDS encoding LLM class flavin-dependent oxidoreductase encodes the protein MPVEFLGIAATNEGSEVTPRSGASFDKEYTLKLARAHENHGWDRVLFAYGSGSPDPSPAAAFIAARTDRLQILVAHRPNVSYPTFAAKTFATLDRISDGRLAVHFITGGNDHEQQREGDFLTKDERYARTREAIQIIKKAWTSHEPFDHEGTHYRFNDFVSDTFPVQRPHPQVSFGGSSPAAYAAGGAEADIFCLWGEPLAETAEQIASVKAAAKAAGRTDVPRIQVAFRPIIAPTEELAWEKAHRTLDRIKARKAGGPPSRRHPLTNPQNAGSQRLLAVADRGERHDRALWTPTSAETGGAGNSTALVGTPETVAQALLDYYDLGVEILSARGYDLLDDAIDFGRHVIPIVREEVAKRDAARTSAA
- a CDS encoding spore-associated protein, with protein sequence MGFTRIVAAAGALTALVAGSSVAFAATAQAAPNVTPQAVCGSGYKTVNSAPVGSLGTVYLTYNSANGNNCVATIRTNPGTLKPMSAYIYVSDTDGYAEDYGNYTSYAGPARVYGKGHCVSWGGNIDNVYVSVENSNCAALREQRTTTVR
- a CDS encoding DUF1365 domain-containing protein, whose protein sequence is MTGAPGAAALYPCTITHVRTRPRRYAFRHRTYLWFIDPDHPPRLPRPLAPLARFDARDHFGGTAPGIRAGLTRFLAAHGVELGDGTVRMLTQARVLGHVFNPLTVYWCHRPDGSPLCVVAEVHNTYGERHAYLLRPGADGVASADKDFYVSPFFPVDGSYRMRLPEPGARLALTIHLERAGRRPFTATVRGTGRPAGPAALLRLAARHPWSTAAVSLAIRFHGIRLLLRGLPVVPRPRSRTQKGMR
- a CDS encoding NAD(P)/FAD-dependent oxidoreductase, which translates into the protein MAAVRRRTAVVGSGVAGLTAAHVLTKTDDVTLYEADDRPGGHAHTHDLTSSDGRVHRVDSGFIVHNRRTYPHLLRLFDELGVRTQESEMSMSVRCEGCGLEYAGARGVSGLLAQPRAALRGAYLRMLAEVPRFHRAARVVLAEPESASGEALLTLGEFAERYRFSPYFRAHFLTPVVSAVWSCDPVTALRHPARHLFRFLAHHGMLSVGGSPVWRTVTGGSRSYVDLLTKRLSAVRTATPVRALRRHHDGVELVTEDGITQGYDRVVVATHPDQALRLLADPTDAETSVLGAFRYSRNTTLLHTDTTLLPDAPRARASWNYLMPSCAADARQVTVSYDMTRLQRLDAPETFVVTLNDGGRVDPRSVRARMVYEHPVFTPESIAAQALLPALSGPVTAFAGAYHGWGFHEDGCRSGVEAAHALGVTW
- a CDS encoding molybdopterin-dependent oxidoreductase codes for the protein MRAALAALSGLIAGFCALCVAELAAAAVRPEAGPVTAVGGAVIDRTPPAVKDFAVRNFGTDDKLVLQLGILVLLALFAMAVGVLALRHRRVGASAVLVFGLVGAVSAVGRPEGSPFDALPSVVGAVVAAGVLYLLIGRLAPARTPVRSPSPAAGETETGPVPAAGASFDRRGFVIAATAAAAASAGAGYVGRRLTASVEAGASASRADIRLPVPDSAAPAVPRGVDLGVRGISSFVTPNKSFYRVDTALVVPRVDADGWRLRIHGKGVARPLTLGYQDLLRRTIIERDITLACVSNEVGGPYIGNARWIGVRLADLLREAGVKAPSEGGPADQLVSRSVDGMTIGSPVETVLDGRDAMLALGMNGEPLPFEHGFPVRMLVPGLYGYVSACKWIEDIELTTFDAYDAYWVKRDWARQAPIKTESRIDTPRPFASPKAGTVPVGGVAWAQHRGIARVEVRVDGGDWHTARLGAADGRDTWRQWVWEWPATSGHHTLEVRATDGTGATQTEHRVGTVPDGATGWHSVVVDVD
- a CDS encoding fasciclin domain-containing protein, translated to MNALHLRRLAVAVSVAAVLPLALTSCSSTDTKDSAAGSAPDKAGSASASAAASTPSDDQPFGPACSSVPKNGAGSFDGMAQDPVATAASNNPDLATLVTAVKAAGLVDTLNSAENITVFAPTNEAFAKVPKADLEKLLANKEELTKVLTYHVVGEKIAPKQLSKGSFTTLEKGKLTTSGSDMTYTVNDSAKIVCGNVRTANATVYIVDSVLMPPQ